Proteins encoded together in one Salarchaeum sp. JOR-1 window:
- a CDS encoding metallophosphoesterase has translation MTETHPGSLMARFARPRSDETTRFAVVADPHLSTEAEGTSKLFEHTEAHFRAAVEDMAGRDLDAVLSPGDLTKDGELWNYETVDGILESLDVPFYAVPGNHDVRKDGDDHDTPSLDRFVEQYTPGSLPFRADVGDVTVVGLNSSGGDDRLLDSHEGDVPPEQLDFLRDALAEEGPVFVLMHHNLPPTYDQLRSHRDEVEAEMAIPPITRNTDDLVDALATGTDPVVLTGHLHLPAVATIDGVREVMSPTTCSFPQSYLLFEVGPDGTEVRLVPVADTTGMELAHNVRGGDSTTSRGLTSIAAARLARFPLVEE, from the coding sequence ATGACTGAGACACACCCCGGCAGCCTGATGGCACGGTTCGCGCGACCACGCAGCGACGAGACGACGCGGTTCGCCGTCGTCGCCGACCCCCACCTCTCGACGGAGGCGGAGGGCACATCGAAACTCTTCGAGCACACTGAAGCGCACTTCCGCGCCGCCGTCGAGGACATGGCGGGCCGCGACCTCGACGCCGTCCTCTCCCCGGGCGACCTGACGAAGGACGGCGAGCTATGGAACTACGAGACCGTGGACGGGATTCTGGAGTCGCTCGACGTGCCGTTCTACGCGGTTCCGGGGAACCACGACGTGCGCAAAGACGGGGACGACCACGACACGCCGTCGCTCGACCGGTTCGTCGAGCAGTACACGCCGGGCAGCCTCCCGTTCCGCGCGGACGTGGGCGACGTGACCGTCGTCGGCCTCAACAGTTCGGGCGGCGACGACCGACTGCTCGACTCCCACGAGGGCGACGTGCCCCCCGAGCAACTCGACTTCCTCCGGGACGCGCTCGCCGAGGAGGGGCCCGTCTTCGTGCTTATGCACCACAACCTCCCGCCGACGTACGACCAGTTGCGCTCGCACCGTGACGAGGTCGAGGCGGAGATGGCGATACCGCCGATCACGCGGAACACGGACGACCTGGTGGACGCGCTCGCCACCGGCACCGACCCGGTCGTCCTCACCGGCCACCTCCACCTGCCCGCGGTCGCGACAATCGACGGGGTTCGCGAGGTGATGTCGCCGACGACGTGTTCGTTCCCGCAGTCCTACCTCCTCTTCGAGGTCGGCCCCGACGGCACCGAAGTCCGCCTGGTTCCCGTGGCGGACACCACCGGCATGGAACTCGCGCACAACGTCCGCGGCGGCGACTCCACGACCTCGCGCGGACTCACGTCCATCGCGGCGGCGCGGCTCGCGCGCTTCCCGCTGGTCGAGGAGTAG
- a CDS encoding ABC transporter substrate-binding protein, with amino-acid sequence MATGSIQTLDPINAKGSGAGYNQYGEPLMQFPNGLYPPEAALVEDYSMSEDGLTYTFNLKQDLTFHDGQEFTAQDAVYTYRRMAESSNSRNKDDIIGQTMTIEHEKDASIAAPKDEETLDDIVPKSLAVRAPDDYTFEFDLAAPFEYTLFQIAGGNWAILPENAVGDIEGYEGKYSYNEFFSTANGGPKYAGLGAFQVDSWTKGSEITLSAFENYWNGEPELDEIRFTVVTSGNTRLNRFKGGNAHILEGMPTASFNPDNVSIEETKGSRKVGTYTFGDGTEVNYGQIPALTTEYLVFNALKVPIPVRKAFAYALNQHDVAENVYKGTATPAYHITPPDPYPTFEEGVTSRETYTRHAEEGYQSNTEWAENGYPYGYGETMLDAATQVMEDAGYSEDNMFSLTATTKSGDDAYTQVLTTLQSKLRAAHVDMEITEASMGTIISQAINGSMEVFALGDGMEYPGPQNFLRYLHGKNPSGQFTRWGAEGSYYDEDIYQLARNTWEEQYTGDDATAETQAEAFQTIEEVNWASVQELPLVNPISQRFWHQNVDVTMYGVMENQTFDDVTIE; translated from the coding sequence ATGGCAACTGGTTCTATCCAGACGCTCGACCCTATCAACGCCAAGGGATCCGGCGCCGGATACAACCAGTACGGCGAACCCCTCATGCAGTTCCCTAACGGCCTCTATCCCCCGGAGGCCGCGCTCGTCGAGGACTACAGCATGTCCGAGGACGGGCTCACGTACACGTTCAACCTCAAGCAAGACCTCACCTTCCACGACGGCCAGGAGTTCACCGCACAGGACGCCGTCTACACGTATCGCCGGATGGCCGAGTCGTCGAACTCCCGTAACAAGGACGACATCATCGGCCAGACGATGACCATCGAACACGAGAAGGACGCGAGTATCGCGGCACCCAAGGACGAGGAAACGCTCGACGACATCGTCCCGAAGAGCCTCGCCGTCCGCGCACCCGACGACTACACGTTCGAATTCGACCTCGCAGCGCCCTTCGAGTACACGCTCTTCCAGATTGCGGGCGGGAACTGGGCCATCCTTCCCGAGAACGCCGTCGGCGACATCGAGGGCTACGAGGGCAAGTACAGTTACAACGAGTTCTTCAGCACCGCGAACGGCGGCCCGAAGTACGCCGGGCTCGGCGCGTTCCAGGTCGACTCCTGGACGAAGGGAAGCGAAATCACGCTCTCCGCGTTCGAGAACTACTGGAACGGCGAACCCGAACTCGACGAAATCCGCTTCACCGTCGTCACGAGCGGGAACACGCGACTCAACCGCTTCAAGGGCGGGAACGCGCACATCCTCGAAGGGATGCCGACCGCCTCATTCAACCCCGACAACGTCTCCATCGAGGAGACGAAGGGCAGCCGCAAAGTCGGGACGTACACGTTCGGCGACGGCACCGAGGTCAACTACGGCCAGATTCCCGCGCTCACGACGGAGTACCTCGTGTTCAACGCGCTCAAAGTGCCGATTCCGGTTCGGAAGGCGTTCGCGTACGCGCTGAACCAGCACGACGTCGCTGAGAACGTCTACAAGGGAACCGCGACGCCCGCCTACCACATCACGCCCCCGGACCCCTACCCGACATTCGAGGAGGGCGTCACCTCCCGCGAGACGTACACCCGTCACGCCGAGGAAGGCTATCAGTCCAACACCGAGTGGGCGGAGAACGGCTATCCGTACGGCTACGGCGAAACCATGCTCGACGCGGCGACACAGGTGATGGAGGACGCCGGCTACAGCGAGGACAACATGTTCTCCCTCACCGCGACCACCAAGTCCGGGGACGACGCGTACACGCAAGTCCTCACCACCCTCCAGTCGAAGCTCCGCGCCGCCCACGTCGACATGGAAATCACGGAAGCGAGCATGGGAACCATCATCAGCCAAGCCATCAACGGCAGCATGGAGGTGTTCGCGCTCGGTGACGGCATGGAGTATCCCGGCCCGCAGAACTTCCTCCGCTACCTCCACGGAAAGAACCCGAGCGGCCAGTTCACTCGGTGGGGCGCGGAAGGCAGCTACTACGACGAGGACATCTACCAGCTCGCCCGCAACACGTGGGAGGAGCAGTATACCGGCGACGACGCCACGGCCGAGACGCAGGCTGAGGCGTTCCAGACCATCGAGGAGGTCAACTGGGCGTCGGTTCAGGAACTCCCGCTCGTCAATCCCATCAGTCAGCGCTTCTGGCACCAGAACGTCGACGTGACGATGTACGGCGTGATGGAGAACCAGACCTTCGACGACGTCACCATCGAGTAG
- a CDS encoding ABC transporter permease — MSRLKYLGKRVLMMIPVVWLGASMTWFIIFMGPIDPAARLLSEGQTRNPAAYRRAQEQLGLNQPPLQHYLDWMWNLVTFDLGQTWLLYQGSSVNALILDFLPRTLFLGFWSVLIAVLIGIPLGFYAGMRSNTVMDYVASMGGIVWRAMPNFWLAIMLLVLLQNSEAYFFGFNWQTFGVNLGALTGAPDMSKIWTVEGFLAATKKTIPAALVLGSASMGNEMRIGRTAVLEVKNQEYVDLARAKGVSDRAIVWKHIFRNALIPLVPVITSEAFLLIGGSVLVETVFGINGIGWLFYRAAIQGDLPLVGSLMYIFILMIVGVNLLQDVLYTFIDPRVGLEGN, encoded by the coding sequence GTGAGTAGACTCAAGTACCTCGGAAAGCGGGTGTTGATGATGATTCCAGTCGTCTGGCTGGGCGCGTCGATGACGTGGTTCATCATTTTCATGGGGCCGATAGATCCCGCGGCCCGGCTGTTGAGCGAGGGCCAGACGCGGAACCCCGCCGCGTACCGGCGGGCGCAGGAACAACTCGGTCTGAACCAACCGCCACTCCAGCACTACCTGGACTGGATGTGGAACCTCGTCACGTTCGACCTCGGACAGACGTGGTTGCTCTACCAGGGGTCGAGCGTGAACGCGCTCATCCTCGACTTCCTCCCGCGAACGCTCTTCCTCGGATTCTGGAGCGTTCTCATCGCCGTTCTCATCGGAATCCCGCTCGGGTTCTACGCGGGAATGCGCTCGAACACCGTCATGGACTACGTCGCGTCCATGGGCGGTATCGTCTGGCGTGCGATGCCGAACTTCTGGCTCGCCATCATGCTCCTCGTCCTCCTCCAGAACTCGGAAGCCTACTTCTTCGGCTTCAACTGGCAGACGTTCGGCGTGAATCTCGGCGCGCTCACCGGCGCCCCCGATATGTCGAAAATTTGGACTGTTGAGGGGTTCCTCGCGGCGACGAAGAAAACAATTCCCGCGGCGCTCGTGCTCGGGTCGGCGTCGATGGGGAACGAGATGCGTATCGGCCGCACCGCCGTCCTCGAAGTGAAGAACCAGGAGTACGTCGACCTCGCGCGGGCGAAGGGCGTCTCCGACCGCGCCATCGTCTGGAAGCACATCTTCCGGAACGCCCTCATCCCCCTGGTGCCCGTCATCACGAGCGAGGCGTTCCTCCTCATCGGCGGGAGCGTGCTCGTCGAAACCGTCTTCGGCATCAACGGCATCGGCTGGCTGTTCTACCGCGCCGCCATCCAGGGCGACCTCCCGCTCGTCGGCTCCCTGATGTACATCTTCATCCTCATGATTGTCGGAGTAAACCTACTACAGGACGTCCTGTACACGTTCATCGACCCGCGCGTCGGACTGGAGGGGAACTAG
- a CDS encoding ABC transporter permease has translation MSETATNDSSGVTDSEQRALTDTRFIAWALAGLVLFAVEAPALVTFVTGFLADAVAAFPSSYATTAADILVGIERAATDLPTLLSRELVPNEGYWNGEQWVGTFLGLSPAASWAIRVALVYAYAFAWLGWLVAGYRLYRRRYRTADWTPRDDVVDRFRGHSWGKFGLVVVFLFVTMAVFAPTLGPTTVDQNMRNSYEHEIKYWDADAQEVQSTLVGQANRDSESAGNSANVGPFSYDDYGRYHPFGTMPTGRDLFTFIVVGSRISLIIGVLSVALSALLATSLALLSAYYKGRVDLSLVLLSDAVMAMPQLLLLIMLSKVLSDTWIGGIYSGGFVLALIFAGTGWTYMWRSVRGPALQVSERSWIDAARSFGQTPVTIMRQHMLPYVTGYLLIYGSMTLGGAIISIAGLSYLGLGVAPPTPEWGRAINLGQDYVATGSWHISLIPGILITIVVTGFNALGDGIRDAIDPQSDSATGETAGRGGGA, from the coding sequence ATGTCGGAGACCGCCACCAACGACTCGTCCGGCGTCACCGACAGCGAGCAACGCGCGCTCACCGACACGCGATTCATCGCGTGGGCGCTAGCCGGACTCGTTCTGTTCGCCGTCGAAGCCCCCGCGCTCGTCACGTTCGTCACGGGCTTCCTCGCGGACGCCGTCGCGGCGTTCCCGTCCTCGTACGCGACAACCGCCGCCGATATCCTCGTCGGCATCGAACGCGCCGCGACGGATCTCCCGACACTCCTCTCTCGCGAACTCGTGCCGAACGAGGGGTACTGGAACGGCGAACAGTGGGTCGGCACCTTCCTCGGCCTCTCGCCCGCCGCGTCCTGGGCGATTCGCGTCGCCCTCGTGTACGCGTACGCGTTCGCGTGGCTCGGCTGGCTCGTGGCGGGCTACCGCCTCTACCGGCGGCGCTACCGGACGGCCGACTGGACGCCGCGCGACGACGTGGTCGACCGGTTCCGCGGGCACTCCTGGGGGAAGTTCGGATTAGTCGTCGTCTTCCTCTTCGTGACGATGGCCGTCTTCGCGCCGACGCTCGGCCCGACGACGGTCGACCAGAACATGCGGAACTCCTACGAGCACGAAATCAAGTACTGGGACGCGGACGCCCAGGAAGTGCAGTCGACGCTCGTCGGACAGGCGAACCGCGACTCGGAGTCAGCCGGTAACTCCGCGAACGTCGGCCCGTTCTCCTACGACGACTACGGCCGCTACCATCCGTTCGGAACGATGCCCACCGGCAGGGATCTCTTCACGTTCATCGTCGTCGGGTCGCGAATATCGCTCATCATCGGCGTCCTCTCCGTCGCGTTGAGCGCGCTGCTCGCGACCTCGCTCGCACTCCTCTCAGCGTACTACAAGGGGCGCGTCGACCTCAGCCTCGTCCTCCTCTCTGACGCGGTGATGGCGATGCCACAGTTACTCCTGCTCATCATGCTCAGCAAGGTGCTCTCCGACACCTGGATTGGCGGTATCTACAGCGGCGGGTTCGTGCTCGCACTCATCTTCGCGGGGACGGGCTGGACGTACATGTGGCGGTCCGTCCGCGGACCCGCCCTCCAGGTGTCGGAACGCTCCTGGATCGACGCCGCGAGAAGCTTCGGACAGACACCAGTTACCATCATGCGACAACACATGCTTCCGTACGTCACCGGCTACCTGCTCATCTACGGCTCGATGACGCTCGGCGGCGCCATCATCTCCATCGCCGGCCTCTCCTACCTCGGGCTCGGCGTCGCACCGCCCACGCCCGAGTGGGGGCGCGCAATCAACCTCGGACAGGACTACGTGGCGACGGGGTCGTGGCACATCTCGCTCATCCCGGGCATCCTCATCACCATCGTCGTCACGGGCTTCAACGCGCTCGGCGACGGCATCCGTGACGCCATCGACCCGCAGTCCGACAGCGCGACCGGCGAGACCGCCGGCCGCGGGGGTGGCGCATGA
- a CDS encoding ABC transporter ATP-binding protein, with protein MSETQRVTDAPLLSVRDLRTVFHTEREDIHAVDGVSFDIYEGESVGLVGESGSGKSVTARSILGLVDEPGHIEDGEIQFRGDNLVEDGWDAHRGDISIVFQDPSNALNPVYTVGNQIREALSIHQDLSGAAAREEAVDLLETVGIPDADRRVEEYPHELSGGMQQRAVIAIALACDPDVLVCDEPTTALDVTIQAQILDLLDDLRREEGLALLFITHDMGVIEEATDRVNVIYAGEVVEHASTETLFENPKHPYTQALLKSIPGRTDPGQELPTIPGEVPTPTEPATDCRFAPRCPKAFDACTQVHPEPIDIEETETEHEAACLLYPDDRPRQEAVELHQSKTEDDR; from the coding sequence ATGAGCGAGACGCAGCGCGTCACCGACGCACCCCTCCTGTCCGTCCGCGACCTGCGGACGGTGTTCCACACGGAACGCGAGGACATCCACGCCGTCGACGGCGTCTCCTTCGACATCTACGAGGGCGAGTCCGTCGGCCTCGTCGGCGAGTCCGGGAGCGGGAAGTCCGTCACCGCCCGCTCCATTCTCGGTTTGGTCGACGAACCCGGCCACATCGAGGACGGCGAGATTCAGTTCCGCGGGGACAACCTCGTGGAGGACGGCTGGGACGCCCACCGCGGCGACATCTCCATCGTCTTCCAGGATCCCAGTAACGCCCTCAACCCCGTCTACACGGTCGGAAACCAGATTCGTGAAGCGCTCTCCATCCACCAGGATCTCTCCGGGGCGGCGGCGCGCGAGGAAGCGGTCGACCTCCTCGAAACCGTCGGCATTCCGGACGCCGACCGCCGCGTCGAGGAGTACCCGCACGAGCTCTCCGGGGGGATGCAGCAGCGCGCGGTCATCGCCATCGCGCTCGCCTGCGACCCGGACGTGCTCGTCTGCGACGAACCGACCACGGCGCTGGACGTGACGATTCAGGCGCAGATCCTCGATTTGCTGGACGACCTGCGGCGCGAGGAGGGGCTCGCGCTGCTGTTCATCACGCACGACATGGGCGTCATCGAGGAGGCGACCGACCGCGTGAACGTCATTTACGCGGGCGAGGTCGTCGAGCACGCGTCGACGGAGACGCTGTTCGAGAACCCGAAACACCCCTACACGCAGGCGCTCCTGAAGAGCATCCCGGGCCGCACCGACCCGGGGCAGGAACTCCCGACGATTCCGGGCGAGGTGCCGACGCCGACCGAACCCGCGACGGACTGCCGGTTCGCGCCGCGGTGTCCGAAAGCCTTCGACGCCTGCACGCAGGTCCACCCCGAACCCATCGACATCGAGGAGACCGAGACCGAACACGAGGCCGCCTGTCTGCTCTACCCCGACGACCGCCCGCGACAGGAGGCCGTCGAACTGCACCAGTCGAAGACGGAGGACGACCGATGA
- a CDS encoding ABC transporter ATP-binding protein, which translates to MTQNTLDARDAGIEEPLVSVRDLKTYYTDDSIIASKPPVKAVDGVSFDIYEGETLGLVGESGCGKSTLGRTMLGLETATDGDVLVDGTDVADLSGRERREWARNAGMVFQDPEESLNDRMTVGEIVREPLDAHSVGTPDERRERVRGLLDTVGLNEEHYYRYPHQFSGGQKQRIGIARALALEPDFLVLDEPTSALDVSVQARIINLLNRLQDDLGLTYLFISHDLSVMQHIADRIAVMYLGNVAELGSARDVFDDPEHPYTVSLLSAVPGRHGTDVDRVALPGTPPSPRDPPSGCPFNTRCPAKIRPPEYDDLSVDAWDAIEGFREVLRGRALGQDGAFADVKRRLGFVDADVTESVDELFSSVAIDGDAWAVIERSIDLAEDARYAEAEALLADEFGGVCEEQDPANELGDGRVSRCHRHRSEYEDVQSVIERRRGD; encoded by the coding sequence ATGACGCAGAACACGCTCGACGCACGCGACGCCGGAATCGAGGAACCGCTCGTGTCGGTCCGCGACCTGAAGACGTACTACACGGACGACTCCATCATCGCCTCGAAACCGCCCGTGAAGGCTGTCGACGGCGTCTCCTTCGATATCTACGAGGGCGAGACGCTGGGGCTCGTCGGCGAGTCCGGCTGCGGGAAGTCGACGCTCGGCCGGACGATGCTTGGGCTCGAAACCGCGACCGACGGCGACGTGCTCGTCGACGGGACGGACGTCGCCGACCTCTCGGGCCGCGAGCGCCGCGAGTGGGCGCGGAACGCCGGCATGGTGTTCCAGGATCCCGAGGAGAGCCTGAACGACCGGATGACCGTCGGCGAAATCGTCCGCGAACCGTTGGACGCGCACAGCGTCGGCACGCCCGACGAGCGCCGCGAGCGCGTCCGCGGCCTCCTCGACACGGTCGGGCTGAACGAGGAGCACTACTACCGCTACCCCCACCAGTTCAGCGGCGGGCAGAAACAGCGCATCGGCATCGCCCGCGCGCTCGCCCTCGAACCCGACTTCCTCGTGCTCGACGAACCCACGTCGGCGCTGGACGTGTCCGTGCAGGCTCGCATCATCAACCTCCTGAACCGGCTCCAGGACGACCTCGGACTCACCTACCTCTTCATCAGTCACGACCTCTCCGTGATGCAGCACATCGCCGACCGCATCGCCGTGATGTACCTCGGGAACGTCGCGGAACTCGGATCCGCCCGCGACGTGTTCGACGACCCCGAACACCCGTACACGGTCAGCCTGCTGTCCGCGGTTCCCGGCCGGCACGGGACGGACGTGGATCGCGTCGCGCTCCCGGGGACGCCGCCGAGTCCGCGCGACCCGCCGAGCGGCTGTCCGTTCAACACGCGGTGTCCCGCGAAGATCCGACCCCCGGAATACGACGACCTCTCAGTGGACGCGTGGGACGCCATCGAGGGGTTCCGCGAAGTCCTGCGGGGCCGGGCGCTCGGCCAGGACGGCGCGTTCGCGGACGTGAAGCGCCGACTCGGGTTCGTGGACGCGGACGTGACTGAGAGCGTGGACGAACTGTTCTCGAGCGTCGCGATCGACGGCGACGCGTGGGCGGTTATCGAGCGATCCATCGACCTCGCCGAGGACGCCCGGTACGCGGAGGCGGAGGCGCTGCTCGCGGACGAGTTCGGCGGCGTCTGCGAGGAACAGGATCCGGCGAACGAACTCGGCGACGGTCGCGTGAGCCGGTGTCACCGCCACCGATCGGAGTACGAGGACGTCCAGTCCGTCATCGAACGACGCCGCGGCGACTGA
- a CDS encoding helix-turn-helix domain-containing protein — MARESQSGESESELQAILDALGDPDCRRIVRALDEPMTAGELAEACDIPTSTTYRKLELLSEASLLVEGTELREDGHHATTYRLGFDEVAVALTEEREFEVSLSRPEGGPEDRLATLWNEVRKQT; from the coding sequence ATGGCGCGGGAGTCGCAGTCCGGCGAGAGCGAGTCCGAGCTCCAGGCGATACTGGACGCGCTCGGCGACCCCGACTGCCGCCGCATCGTGCGCGCGCTCGACGAGCCGATGACGGCGGGCGAACTCGCGGAGGCCTGCGACATCCCCACGTCGACCACGTACCGCAAGCTGGAGCTCCTCTCGGAGGCGTCGCTGCTCGTCGAGGGCACGGAACTCCGGGAGGACGGCCACCACGCGACCACGTACCGGCTGGGGTTCGACGAGGTGGCCGTCGCGCTCACCGAGGAGCGCGAGTTCGAGGTGTCGCTGTCCCGGCCGGAAGGCGGGCCCGAAGATCGGCTCGCCACGCTCTGGAACGAAGTGAGAAAACAGACATGA
- the msrA gene encoding peptide-methionine (S)-S-oxide reductase MsrA produces the protein MEKATFGGGCFWCVEAAFERIAGVEDVTSGYAGGHVEDPTYEEVCTGDTGHAEVVQLTYDPDVVSYPELLEVFFKVHDPTTLNRQGNDVGTQYRSAVFTHSDDQQELAESFIETLEDEGKYDGIVTEVEPLDAFYEAAAYHQNYFEKNPDDAYCQATIPPKLEKLRENFEAQLKA, from the coding sequence ATGGAGAAAGCGACGTTCGGCGGCGGGTGTTTCTGGTGTGTGGAAGCGGCGTTCGAGCGCATCGCGGGCGTCGAGGACGTGACCTCAGGGTACGCGGGCGGGCACGTCGAAGACCCGACGTACGAGGAGGTGTGCACGGGCGACACCGGCCACGCGGAGGTCGTCCAGCTCACCTACGACCCGGACGTGGTGAGCTACCCCGAACTCCTCGAAGTGTTCTTCAAGGTTCACGACCCGACGACGCTGAACCGGCAGGGCAACGACGTGGGAACCCAGTACCGCTCCGCGGTCTTCACGCACAGCGACGACCAGCAGGAACTCGCCGAGTCCTTCATCGAGACCCTCGAAGACGAGGGGAAGTACGACGGCATCGTCACCGAGGTCGAACCGCTCGACGCGTTCTACGAGGCCGCGGCGTACCACCAGAACTACTTCGAGAAGAACCCGGACGACGCGTACTGTCAGGCGACCATCCCGCCGAAACTGGAGAAGCTCCGGGAGAACTTCGAAGCCCAGCTGAAGGCGTAG
- a CDS encoding glycosyltransferase, whose protein sequence is MALAVSVVVPAYADGERLSICLDSLDGQDAEVVVVAGTDADATAAVDHDAVDVVVRDDGGGAGAARNRGAAAASGDVLCFTDADTVVPDGWVAAHARHYEDGGVVGVGGPARPLEDSASDRVLFKLLSDYWYRVSWPVGFVQLPTFNCSYRASTFHANAGFDEAIPFMEDTELSMRLRDAGEFVYDTETEVRTSARREQDEGYLSLFATYAKGYLDYYVLDRSPDESYFESR, encoded by the coding sequence ATGGCTCTCGCAGTCTCCGTCGTCGTCCCCGCGTACGCCGACGGGGAGCGACTCTCGATCTGTCTCGACTCGCTCGACGGACAGGACGCGGAGGTCGTGGTCGTCGCCGGAACGGACGCGGACGCCACGGCTGCTGTCGACCACGACGCGGTGGACGTCGTCGTCCGGGACGACGGTGGCGGCGCCGGCGCGGCGCGGAACCGCGGTGCCGCGGCGGCGAGCGGTGACGTGCTCTGCTTCACGGACGCGGACACCGTCGTCCCGGACGGCTGGGTCGCCGCTCACGCGCGCCACTACGAGGACGGGGGCGTGGTCGGCGTTGGGGGGCCTGCGCGGCCGCTCGAAGACTCCGCGAGCGACCGCGTGCTGTTCAAACTCCTCTCAGATTACTGGTATCGCGTCTCGTGGCCGGTGGGGTTCGTGCAACTCCCGACGTTCAACTGCAGCTATCGCGCGTCGACGTTCCACGCGAACGCCGGGTTCGACGAGGCCATTCCGTTCATGGAAGACACCGAGCTCTCGATGCGCCTCCGTGACGCGGGCGAGTTCGTCTACGACACCGAAACCGAAGTCCGAACCTCAGCGCGCCGCGAGCAGGACGAGGGCTACCTCTCGCTGTTCGCGACGTACGCGAAGGGCTACCTCGACTACTACGTCCTCGACCGGTCTCCCGACGAGAGCTACTTCGAGTCCCGGTAA
- a CDS encoding M48 family metallopeptidase — protein MAVSRRVAMALVGVLVFAVYAAAAALAYWVLAGAVRADVSLASTLAIVVVATVVFAYASYRFGTRRVLRELDARPLARDTSPAAYDRLDRLVDRMDVGTPTIYVARMPMPNAISLGGPSEGAIVFDRALFRLLTPVEFEGVLAHELAHLESRDSLVQTVAYSLSRTVVSLLAVALLPVTLLATGVSRLFAWARGRPFESSGFDVHRRIGALVLAVFLALTLLVRAHSRSREFAADERAVEVTGRPGALATALRKIARASEPADGILSPLYVHTDETDDERWFSTHPSMDERIERLRKLAE, from the coding sequence ATGGCAGTCAGTCGCCGGGTCGCCATGGCGCTCGTCGGCGTGCTCGTGTTCGCGGTGTACGCCGCGGCGGCGGCGCTCGCGTACTGGGTGCTCGCGGGCGCCGTTCGCGCCGACGTGTCGCTCGCGTCCACGCTCGCAATCGTCGTCGTCGCCACGGTCGTGTTCGCGTACGCGAGCTACCGCTTCGGCACCCGGCGCGTCCTCCGAGAACTCGACGCCCGCCCGCTCGCCCGTGACACGTCGCCCGCGGCGTACGACCGCCTCGACCGCCTCGTCGACCGGATGGACGTGGGGACGCCGACGATCTACGTCGCGCGGATGCCGATGCCGAACGCCATCAGCCTCGGCGGCCCCAGCGAGGGGGCTATCGTGTTCGACCGCGCGCTCTTCCGCCTCCTCACGCCCGTCGAGTTCGAGGGCGTGCTCGCGCACGAGCTCGCGCACCTCGAAAGCCGGGACAGCCTCGTGCAGACCGTCGCGTACAGCCTCTCCCGAACGGTCGTGAGCCTGCTCGCCGTCGCACTCCTCCCGGTGACGCTGCTCGCGACCGGCGTCAGTCGGCTGTTCGCCTGGGCGCGCGGCCGGCCGTTCGAGTCCTCCGGATTCGACGTCCACCGCCGTATCGGCGCGCTCGTCCTCGCCGTCTTCCTCGCGCTCACCCTGCTCGTGCGCGCGCACTCGCGCTCCCGGGAGTTCGCCGCGGACGAACGCGCCGTCGAAGTGACCGGGCGACCGGGCGCGCTCGCCACCGCGCTCCGGAAGATAGCGCGCGCGAGCGAACCCGCTGACGGCATCCTCAGCCCGCTCTACGTCCACACCGACGAGACCGACGACGAGCGCTGGTTCAGCACCCATCCATCGATGGACGAGCGTATCGAACGCCTCCGGAAACTCGCCGAGTAA